The genomic DNA CCGGTGTCCGTTCCGTTGTGATACATCAGGATTCGCGCGCGCTTGATCTTGGCTTGTGCCGAGTACAGCGGATCGTCGGCGACGGCGGCCGTCCACTCGAGGCGATCGAGCACGGCCGGGGCGAGGTGGGTGAATCCGAAGCGTCGACACAGCCGTTCCGCGGTGACGTATGCGGCCGACAACAGTGAAGCGACCTTGCCGCGGTCGTCGTCGCTCGCGGCGTGCAGTGCGCCGTAGAGCTGACGCAGCAGCACCGGCAGGCGGGAGAGCGCCAGGCGGCCCTTATCGTTGCGGTACGCCGCGTCCACCGCGGCCATCTCGGTGGCGAGTTCGGCCAGCGGCGGCGGGTCGACACCGCGCACATACGGCCCCTCGGCGAGCAGGGCGCGCAGTTCGGCCAGACCGTCGAGCAGACCGCCTTCCTCGATGATGTCGTAGTACGGGGCGCCGGTCAGATACTCCGGTTCGACTCCGAGGACCGCGGCGACCGCGGCGACGAATCCCGGTGAGGCCGGTTCCCGGTTCTGTTCGACAGCGCGCACCATCGAGACGCTGTATTTCGCGCGCTGCGCGAGCTGCACCTGCTTCAGGCCGGCGAGCTTGCGCAGGCCGGCGATGCGGT from Nocardia higoensis includes the following:
- a CDS encoding helix-turn-helix transcriptional regulator: MTTTGDRIAGLRKLAGLKQVQLAQRAKYSVSMVRAVEQNREPASPGFVAAVAAVLGVEPEYLTGAPYYDIIEEGGLLDGLAELRALLAEGPYVRGVDPPPLAELATEMAAVDAAYRNDKGRLALSRLPVLLRQLYGALHAASDDDRGKVASLLSAAYVTAERLCRRFGFTHLAPAVLDRLEWTAAVADDPLYSAQAKIKRARILMYHNGTDTGLALVENALDDIEGDSEAANAVRGYGHLCGAIVAARGCRPDIAAEHIEHARRIAPAMPGESDLYGTLFGPGNVGIHACAVALESGDPDRAAREGSAMVLPAGIAPPRAGHHWQDVARAWVLVGQPDKALRALNAARAVAPQQTRLHPSVRETLHAVAAAERRRTDSLASFARWVNVKI